The Gemmatimonadota bacterium genome contains a region encoding:
- a CDS encoding M1 family metallopeptidase, with translation MLRHVLPLLLLPLATPLPAQVAAPRPERAIRRDVPMTNAIRRAFAAGTRDSTGRPGRNYWQLKTDYAIRVRLDVATSRLTGSETITVHNDSPDTLRTIGLRLPGNHFRGENPRAATWVPAENHEGMVVTRLAVNGTAGRLAPTGGPNAAAAEPTLIGATVTNARIALSSPIAPRGKATIDLDWTFKLPGGPGLGHRMTMRWADSLYQPTQWFPRVAVYDDLRGWDNELYLGPSEFYNDFGRYDVQIDVPAGWIVSGTGTLANPEQVLTASIRERLARVTSTDAITTIVGPDEVGPGVATAPGDRLTWHLVADNVNDFAWATARKFVWTATRATIPGKGAVPIHMVYLPGRANLYANAGPVSRHALEFYSRLWFPYQFPQLTLQDGPSAGMEYPMVINSNIGAADHETAHQWWPMVVSNNETWYGWMDEGFNQYMNVLSAADNQKVAPNLNGLGQSYGRTSGNEAEPPMMWNANYAGPGFYGFTTYTKTPLMLSMLGGIVGDSAVIRAQKAWGEAWMWKHPSPWDWMFFMQDALKQDLGWFWYYWLFTTESVDGSIADVRQAGIRTGVTVRQDGQMPSPVVLKVEFASSGPPIRPMKNAVMLDARTARVTYPVDVWFGGSKTFVANLMFGGRKVERVTLDPDCRFPDRDPSDNTWPRSSGATAPAATVPNRPSAVSCGR, from the coding sequence ATGCTGCGTCACGTCCTGCCCCTCCTGCTGCTTCCGCTCGCCACTCCCCTGCCGGCCCAGGTGGCGGCTCCACGCCCCGAGCGTGCGATCCGCCGCGACGTGCCGATGACCAACGCGATCCGCCGCGCCTTCGCCGCCGGCACACGCGATTCGACGGGGCGCCCGGGGCGCAACTACTGGCAGCTCAAGACCGACTACGCCATCCGGGTCCGGCTCGACGTCGCGACGTCACGCCTGACGGGCTCCGAGACGATCACCGTGCATAACGACAGCCCGGACACGTTGCGCACCATTGGCCTGCGCCTCCCGGGCAACCACTTTCGCGGGGAGAATCCCCGCGCGGCGACCTGGGTACCCGCCGAGAACCATGAGGGGATGGTGGTCACGCGATTGGCGGTGAACGGAACCGCGGGTCGTCTGGCGCCAACGGGAGGACCTAACGCCGCGGCGGCCGAACCGACGCTGATTGGCGCGACGGTCACCAACGCCCGCATCGCGCTGTCGTCGCCGATCGCCCCCCGGGGGAAAGCAACCATCGACCTGGACTGGACGTTCAAGCTTCCGGGCGGGCCGGGCCTCGGCCATCGGATGACCATGCGCTGGGCGGACTCGCTCTACCAACCGACCCAATGGTTCCCGCGCGTGGCCGTCTACGACGACTTGCGTGGATGGGACAACGAGCTGTACCTCGGCCCCAGCGAGTTTTACAACGACTTTGGCCGCTACGACGTGCAGATCGACGTGCCAGCGGGCTGGATTGTGAGTGGCACCGGCACGTTGGCGAATCCCGAACAGGTCCTGACCGCTTCGATTCGCGAGCGTCTCGCCCGCGTGACATCGACGGACGCGATCACGACCATCGTCGGACCGGACGAGGTCGGTCCCGGAGTGGCCACCGCGCCAGGAGACCGCCTGACCTGGCATCTGGTCGCCGACAACGTCAACGACTTTGCGTGGGCCACGGCGCGCAAGTTTGTCTGGACCGCCACACGGGCGACGATCCCCGGCAAGGGGGCGGTGCCGATTCACATGGTCTACCTCCCGGGGCGCGCAAATCTCTATGCCAATGCCGGCCCGGTGAGCCGCCATGCCCTCGAGTTCTATTCGCGGCTCTGGTTCCCGTACCAGTTCCCGCAACTCACCCTGCAGGACGGACCGAGTGCCGGGATGGAGTACCCGATGGTGATCAACTCCAACATCGGGGCGGCGGATCACGAGACGGCGCACCAATGGTGGCCGATGGTGGTCTCCAACAACGAGACCTGGTACGGGTGGATGGACGAGGGGTTCAACCAGTACATGAACGTCCTGTCGGCGGCGGACAACCAGAAGGTTGCGCCGAACCTGAACGGCCTGGGCCAATCCTACGGACGCACTTCGGGGAACGAGGCCGAACCCCCGATGATGTGGAATGCCAACTATGCCGGCCCGGGCTTCTACGGCTTTACCACCTACACGAAGACCCCACTGATGCTCTCGATGCTTGGTGGGATCGTCGGGGACAGCGCCGTCATCCGCGCGCAGAAGGCCTGGGGCGAGGCGTGGATGTGGAAGCATCCCTCGCCGTGGGACTGGATGTTCTTCATGCAGGACGCACTCAAGCAGGACCTGGGATGGTTCTGGTACTATTGGCTCTTCACCACTGAGAGCGTGGACGGCTCGATCGCGGACGTGCGGCAGGCCGGGATTCGCACGGGCGTGACCGTGCGGCAGGATGGGCAAATGCCATCGCCCGTGGTGTTGAAGGTGGAGTTTGCGTCCAGCGGGCCCCCGATCCGCCCGATGAAGAACGCGGTAATGCTGGATGCGCGGACCGCCCGGGTCACGTACCCGGTGGATGTCTGGTTTGGCGGCAGCAAGACGTTTGTCGCGAACCTGATGTTCGGGGGGCGCAAAGTGGAACGCGTGACGCTCGACCCCGACTGTCGGTTCCCGGATCGCGACCCGTCGGACAACACCTGGCCGCGCTCGTCAGGCGCTACCGCGCCGGCCGCCACGGTCCCGAATCGTCCGTCAGCCGTCAGTTGCGGGCGGTAG
- a CDS encoding ABC transporter ATP-binding protein — protein MRPPGPRRASKDPNAPAPSLRERWQALQYVPRLLRLIWETHRGYTATLAVVQVTSGLLPVAQLWVAKLIIDGVLEAQQAGAGWRAVLPLVLLEVGLVILAELMHRGASLVEGQLSDLFAIRSTVRLMEHAATLDLAKFEDPAFYDQLERARRQTAGRLGLLGSVLRFGESVVTMATMAAVLLTFNPWLVLLLAITILPRLASESHFAGRQYALMHAWTPRRRQLDYLRYAGASKETAKEVQLFGLAPWLIARFRRLSEWYYRENRALAVRRSLVGAGLSVLSTIGYYTAYLLIVVQAVQGTITIGSLTFLAASFRRGRDLLQGLLGLVTGVHEEALYLRDLFLFFEMQPAISSPPDGPPLPAAWREGFRFEGVGFRYPGSDRWAVRNLSFTMAPGERVALVGENGAGKTTLTKLLARLYDPTEGRILLDGRDLRDYDLASVRRAIGVIFQDFVRYDMRVAENVGVGEIDVARDWLDQDDGRSVDPGNEPPPAEMVASAEKAQATGLLEKFPHRWRQMLGRRFQEGLDLSGGEWQRIALARAYMRDAQVMILDEPTAALDARAEAEVFQRFAGLMAGRGAVIISHRFSTVRMADRILVLRDGQLLEEGTHDALLAGDGLYRELFDLQASGYR, from the coding sequence ATGCGTCCGCCCGGCCCACGTCGTGCGTCAAAGGACCCGAATGCCCCCGCGCCTTCGCTGAGGGAGCGGTGGCAGGCATTGCAGTACGTGCCGCGGCTCCTCCGGCTCATCTGGGAGACGCACAGAGGGTACACCGCCACCCTCGCGGTGGTGCAGGTGACCAGTGGGTTGCTTCCCGTCGCGCAGCTCTGGGTGGCGAAACTGATCATCGACGGCGTGCTCGAGGCCCAACAGGCCGGCGCGGGGTGGCGGGCGGTGCTCCCGCTGGTGTTGCTGGAGGTCGGTCTCGTTATCCTCGCCGAGCTGATGCATCGCGGGGCGTCGCTCGTGGAAGGACAGTTGTCCGACCTGTTCGCGATCCGGTCCACGGTGCGACTTATGGAGCACGCCGCCACCCTCGACCTGGCGAAGTTCGAGGATCCCGCCTTCTACGACCAGTTGGAGCGCGCGCGTCGCCAGACGGCTGGGCGGCTGGGGCTCCTGGGTTCGGTACTGCGCTTCGGGGAATCCGTCGTGACGATGGCGACGATGGCGGCCGTGCTGCTCACGTTCAACCCGTGGCTGGTGCTACTGCTCGCGATCACGATCCTCCCGCGGCTCGCCAGCGAGTCGCATTTCGCCGGGCGGCAGTACGCCCTCATGCATGCCTGGACACCGCGCCGGCGGCAGCTCGACTACCTGCGGTATGCGGGCGCGAGCAAGGAGACGGCGAAGGAGGTCCAGCTGTTCGGACTCGCGCCGTGGCTCATCGCGCGCTTCCGTCGACTGTCCGAGTGGTACTACCGCGAAAATCGCGCGCTTGCAGTGCGGAGGTCCCTCGTAGGAGCAGGACTGAGCGTTCTCTCGACGATCGGGTACTACACGGCGTACCTCCTGATCGTCGTGCAGGCGGTGCAGGGCACCATCACCATCGGCTCACTCACCTTCCTGGCCGCCTCGTTCCGGCGTGGCCGCGACCTGCTCCAGGGGCTCCTCGGCCTGGTCACCGGCGTGCACGAGGAAGCGCTGTACCTCCGGGACCTCTTCCTGTTCTTCGAGATGCAGCCAGCGATCAGCAGCCCGCCCGATGGGCCGCCGCTGCCTGCGGCATGGCGGGAAGGGTTCCGCTTTGAGGGGGTCGGCTTTCGCTATCCCGGGAGCGATCGCTGGGCTGTGCGGAACCTCTCATTCACCATGGCGCCGGGGGAGCGCGTCGCGCTGGTCGGGGAGAACGGCGCAGGCAAGACGACGCTCACCAAGCTGCTGGCGCGCCTCTATGATCCGACCGAGGGGCGCATCCTGCTCGACGGGCGTGACCTGCGCGACTACGACCTGGCGAGCGTACGGCGCGCCATTGGCGTGATCTTCCAGGACTTCGTTCGGTACGACATGCGGGTGGCAGAAAACGTGGGTGTGGGGGAGATCGACGTGGCGCGCGACTGGTTGGACCAGGACGATGGACGCTCCGTCGATCCCGGGAACGAGCCGCCACCAGCTGAGATGGTGGCGTCTGCCGAGAAGGCCCAGGCGACGGGCCTGCTGGAGAAGTTCCCCCATCGGTGGCGCCAGATGCTCGGGCGTCGCTTTCAGGAGGGGCTCGACCTGTCGGGCGGCGAGTGGCAGCGCATCGCCCTGGCGAGGGCGTACATGCGCGACGCTCAAGTCATGATCCTGGATGAACCGACGGCCGCGCTCGATGCGCGCGCGGAAGCCGAGGTCTTCCAGCGTTTTGCCGGCCTCATGGCCGGCCGCGGGGCCGTGATCATCTCGCATCGGTTCTCCACGGTGCGCATGGCGGACCGCATCCTCGTACTCCGGGACGGCCAGCTGTTGGAGGAAGGGACGCACGACGCCCTCCTGGCGGGCGATGGTCTGTACCGGGAGTTGTTCGACCTGCAGGCATCGGGCTATCGTTAG
- a CDS encoding aspartate aminotransferase family protein — protein MTPAEYREWLARAADWGATYREGLRERRVRPAVEPGDIRRQLPASPPESPEPMAELFADFERIVVPGMTHWQHPRFFAYFPANAAPVSVVAEYLVSAMAAQGMLWQTSPAATEVETVVLDWFRQALGLPGTFTGVIQDTASSATLAAVLVMRERALQWTGNRDGLAGGTSVRIYASDEVHSSIDRAIWVSGIGERNLVRIPTHGPRRGVDVAALDAAIRHDLAAGLRPAGVIASVGGTSAGATDDVAGVAEVAHRHGLYTHVDAAWAGSAMICPEFRSLWDGIDFVDSVVLNPHKWLGAQFDCSTHYVKDPASLVRTLAIHPEYLKTHGKGDLINYSEWHVPLGRRFRALKLWFLLRAHGLAGLRSMIRQHVAWSTTACERLRTAPGFEITSEPVLSLWTFRHVPAGVADLDAHNLALVTAINDDGRTYLTQTRVDGHLVIRFQVGPFDTTEADVMKAMDVIVEVAARL, from the coding sequence ATGACACCAGCCGAGTACCGCGAGTGGCTCGCCCGCGCCGCTGACTGGGGCGCCACGTACCGCGAGGGGCTGCGCGAGCGGCGGGTGCGACCGGCGGTGGAGCCTGGGGACATTCGTCGCCAACTCCCCGCGTCACCGCCGGAATCCCCGGAACCCATGGCCGAGCTGTTCGCCGACTTCGAGCGAATCGTGGTGCCGGGGATGACGCATTGGCAGCACCCGCGGTTCTTTGCGTATTTCCCAGCCAACGCGGCCCCTGTCTCGGTGGTCGCCGAATACCTGGTGTCGGCAATGGCGGCCCAGGGGATGCTCTGGCAGACCTCCCCCGCAGCCACCGAAGTAGAGACCGTGGTATTGGACTGGTTCCGTCAGGCCCTCGGGCTCCCGGGGACCTTTACCGGGGTGATCCAGGACACGGCGTCGTCGGCCACGCTTGCGGCCGTCCTGGTCATGCGAGAGCGGGCGTTGCAGTGGACAGGAAATCGCGACGGACTGGCCGGTGGGACGAGCGTCCGGATCTACGCTTCGGACGAGGTGCACTCCTCGATCGACCGGGCCATCTGGGTTTCGGGGATCGGCGAGCGAAACCTCGTGCGGATCCCGACCCACGGCCCGCGCCGTGGAGTGGACGTTGCCGCGCTCGACGCCGCGATCCGCCACGACCTGGCGGCCGGGCTGCGCCCAGCCGGGGTGATCGCCTCAGTAGGGGGAACGAGCGCCGGCGCGACGGATGACGTCGCCGGCGTCGCCGAGGTCGCGCACCGACACGGACTCTACACCCATGTGGATGCCGCATGGGCCGGATCGGCCATGATCTGCCCCGAGTTTCGCTCCCTGTGGGACGGCATCGACTTCGTCGACTCCGTTGTCTTGAATCCCCACAAGTGGCTCGGCGCCCAGTTCGACTGCAGCACGCACTATGTCAAGGACCCGGCGAGTCTGGTCCGCACCCTGGCGATTCACCCGGAGTATCTGAAGACGCACGGCAAGGGCGACCTCATCAACTACTCCGAGTGGCACGTGCCGCTGGGTCGTCGATTTCGCGCGCTCAAGCTCTGGTTCCTCCTGCGTGCCCACGGGCTCGCGGGCCTCCGGTCGATGATCCGCCAGCACGTCGCCTGGTCCACGACGGCCTGCGAGCGCCTGCGAACGGCTCCGGGGTTCGAGATCACGTCGGAGCCGGTGCTGTCCCTGTGGACCTTCCGACATGTACCGGCCGGCGTCGCGGACCTCGATGCGCACAACCTTGCACTCGTGACCGCCATCAATGACGATGGCCGCACCTATCTTACCCAGACTCGGGTCGATGGTCATCTCGTCATCCGATTTCAGGTGGGTCCGTTCGATACAACCGAGGCCGACGTGATGAAAGCGATGGACGTGATCGTGGAGGTCGCCGCGCGCCTGTAG
- a CDS encoding 4Fe-4S dicluster domain-containing protein translates to MPTSSLIFLLVLLFAISMFAYSAQRLVRYLRVGTGGDWRLNDIPTRLKNFLTIGIAQTKILRDPVAGPVHAFVFWGFLVLQLGALEIILQGLTPGFTFGDVLPAPLYGLFVLSQEGTAGAVLLAVGFLLYRRIVIKPRRLQGDNVHSGDAIFILSLIAGLMVTLILVAAGDRILAPHHPMALQPVSTPVALALGWMGPGAAQVMRDVSWWAHALLIFAFLNYLPYSKHLHVIVSLPNTFLSNTSGPGTVGVMKAMDLEQETEVFGASDVTHLSWKSLLDGYACTECGRCTSVCPANLTGKALSPRKIVIDTRQRLWEVAPAIVGGADVFGQPMIGTASGDTAVLDRKLLDNYITEEELWACTSCRACVHECPVSIDQLSIINELRRNLVLTESRFPEEVLPAFEGMERNGSPWAFQPAERVKWAEGMDIPTMAELFERGERPDILFWVGCMGSFDDRAKKTTVAFARILQAAGIRFGILGQEETCNGDPARRMGNEYLYQMLAKQAIETLDKYETTTVVTSCPHCFHQVGNEFPQLGGNYEVIHHSTYIERLLADGRVPLKTDDGERLVVAYHDSCYLGRYNEVYEAPRETLRRALPVVQLVEAPRSRDRGLCCGAGGGRMWMEERVGERINVERKKELLATGADAIAVACPFCMTMLGDAGKKLESTVPVYDIAEVVADRLA, encoded by the coding sequence ATGCCGACGTCGTCCCTGATCTTCCTCCTCGTCCTGCTGTTCGCCATCAGCATGTTCGCGTACAGCGCGCAACGGCTGGTGCGCTACCTGCGCGTCGGCACCGGGGGCGACTGGCGACTGAACGACATTCCGACGCGGCTCAAGAACTTCCTCACGATCGGGATCGCCCAGACCAAGATCCTGCGGGACCCGGTGGCCGGACCGGTCCACGCCTTTGTGTTCTGGGGCTTTCTCGTCCTGCAGCTCGGCGCGCTGGAGATCATCCTCCAGGGACTCACCCCCGGTTTCACCTTTGGGGACGTGTTGCCGGCCCCCCTCTATGGCCTGTTCGTCCTGTCGCAGGAAGGGACCGCCGGCGCCGTGCTCCTCGCCGTCGGATTCCTGCTGTACCGCCGCATCGTGATCAAGCCGCGGAGACTACAAGGGGACAACGTGCACAGCGGTGATGCCATCTTCATCTTGAGCCTCATCGCCGGGTTGATGGTTACCCTGATCCTGGTCGCCGCCGGCGACCGGATCCTCGCCCCGCACCACCCCATGGCGCTCCAGCCCGTGTCCACCCCGGTCGCGCTGGCCCTCGGCTGGATGGGCCCCGGGGCGGCCCAGGTCATGCGTGACGTGTCGTGGTGGGCGCACGCACTGCTCATCTTCGCGTTCCTCAATTACCTGCCGTACTCGAAGCATCTCCACGTCATCGTCTCGTTGCCGAACACCTTCCTGTCCAACACGAGCGGGCCCGGCACCGTAGGCGTCATGAAGGCGATGGACCTCGAGCAGGAGACCGAGGTCTTCGGCGCGTCCGACGTGACACACCTGTCCTGGAAGAGTTTGCTCGATGGCTACGCCTGCACCGAGTGTGGACGCTGCACGTCGGTCTGTCCGGCGAACCTCACCGGCAAGGCGCTCTCGCCGCGGAAGATCGTCATCGACACGCGCCAGCGCCTGTGGGAAGTTGCACCCGCCATCGTGGGAGGTGCCGATGTCTTTGGCCAGCCCATGATCGGGACCGCGTCCGGCGACACCGCCGTGCTGGATCGCAAGCTCCTGGACAACTACATCACCGAGGAAGAACTGTGGGCGTGTACGTCGTGTCGCGCCTGCGTGCATGAGTGCCCCGTGTCCATTGACCAGCTTTCGATCATCAACGAGCTGCGCCGCAACCTCGTGCTGACCGAGTCCCGCTTTCCCGAGGAAGTATTGCCCGCCTTCGAGGGGATGGAACGGAACGGTTCGCCGTGGGCCTTCCAGCCTGCGGAGCGCGTCAAGTGGGCGGAGGGGATGGACATCCCGACGATGGCCGAGCTCTTCGAGCGGGGGGAGCGCCCCGACATCCTCTTCTGGGTGGGCTGCATGGGGTCGTTTGACGACCGGGCCAAGAAGACCACCGTCGCCTTCGCCCGCATCCTCCAGGCCGCCGGCATCCGGTTCGGCATCCTCGGGCAGGAAGAGACGTGCAACGGCGATCCTGCCCGACGCATGGGGAATGAATATCTGTATCAAATGCTGGCCAAGCAGGCCATCGAGACCCTGGACAAGTACGAGACGACCACCGTCGTGACGTCGTGCCCGCACTGCTTTCACCAGGTAGGCAATGAGTTTCCGCAGCTCGGCGGCAACTACGAGGTGATCCACCACTCCACCTACATCGAGCGACTGCTCGCCGATGGCCGCGTCCCACTCAAGACAGACGACGGAGAACGGCTGGTGGTGGCATACCACGACTCCTGCTACCTCGGACGGTACAACGAGGTCTACGAGGCCCCGCGTGAGACGCTGCGGCGCGCCCTTCCGGTCGTTCAGCTGGTCGAGGCCCCGCGCTCCCGCGACCGGGGACTCTGCTGCGGCGCCGGCGGCGGCCGCATGTGGATGGAGGAACGCGTCGGAGAACGCATCAACGTGGAGCGCAAGAAGGAGCTGCTGGCCACTGGGGCTGACGCGATCGCCGTCGCCTGTCCCTTCTGCATGACGATGCTTGGCGATGCGGGAAAGAAGCTCGAGTCCACGGTGCCGGTGTACGACATCGCCGAGGTCGTCGCCGACCGGCTGGCATGA
- a CDS encoding methyltransferase domain-containing protein codes for MFDLTESVIAAGDHSFRLVHPRSAESLIDEAAFAEDERLPYWADIWPSSRVLADVLVRHHGDGRTALELGCGSGLVACALAVAGYRVTATDYYDAALATTANNVQVNTGVTITTRLVDWRALPSDLGRFDLVVAADVLYERPYAPLVAHALSATIAPPGTAIIADPGRVAFESFVDDLAPRGIIVDEGWDVPHVLDQQRHTIRVRVLRWAPAYRPNSGGWSAPH; via the coding sequence GTGTTCGACCTGACGGAGAGCGTGATTGCGGCCGGCGACCATTCGTTTCGCCTGGTGCATCCGCGGAGTGCGGAGTCACTCATCGACGAGGCGGCGTTTGCCGAGGATGAGCGCCTTCCGTATTGGGCAGACATCTGGCCGTCGTCGCGCGTACTCGCGGACGTGTTGGTGCGCCATCACGGCGACGGGCGCACGGCGCTCGAGCTGGGGTGTGGCTCCGGGCTGGTGGCGTGCGCCCTCGCGGTCGCCGGGTATCGGGTGACTGCCACGGATTACTACGACGCCGCGCTCGCGACCACCGCGAACAATGTGCAGGTCAACACGGGCGTCACCATCACGACGCGACTGGTGGACTGGCGCGCGCTCCCGAGCGACCTGGGCCGCTTCGACCTGGTCGTCGCCGCTGATGTGCTGTACGAACGCCCGTACGCGCCGCTCGTGGCCCACGCCCTCTCCGCGACCATCGCGCCCCCGGGGACGGCGATCATCGCCGATCCCGGTCGTGTCGCCTTCGAATCGTTTGTCGATGACCTGGCCCCACGAGGGATCATCGTGGACGAGGGGTGGGACGTTCCGCATGTCCTGGACCAGCAGCGACACACCATTCGTGTGCGCGTCCTGCGTTGGGCGCCCGCATATCGCCCCAACAGCGGCGGGTGGTCAGCGCCTCACTGA
- a CDS encoding molybdopterin molybdotransferase MoeA codes for MLTVAEAVARVTAGVTPMPVERVPLLDSCGRVLAVPVAAGYTLPHWDNSAMDGYAVRAADILGASAASPVRLKVLESVAAGGFPTVKVQAGQATRIMTGAPLPDGADTVVRVEDTDAGTVEVTIRDARDSRKNIRPRGEDFVGGSEVLATGTAIHPAQVGVLASLGMSAVEVHRRPVVAILGSGDELVDLDRFHEVLAGRRIVSSNSYTLSALVAANGGVPRVLGNAADTPDDLRALLLRTTGADLIVTSAGASVGEFDYTKAVLASLGATLDFWKVRMRPGAPIGFGTLHGTPWIALPGNPVSAMVTFELFVRPVIRRMLGHTRLFRRPTPVILEEPVQIGARLTHFLRAVVHVRDDGALGARLTGPQGSGILTSMSRANALLVVPEDRPSSSPGERLTALLLGEEAQLASHFAL; via the coding sequence ATGTTGACTGTTGCCGAAGCAGTGGCGCGGGTTACGGCGGGCGTCACCCCGATGCCCGTCGAGCGGGTTCCGCTATTGGACAGCTGCGGACGGGTGCTCGCGGTACCCGTCGCGGCTGGGTATACCCTCCCCCACTGGGACAACTCGGCGATGGACGGGTACGCCGTGCGCGCCGCGGACATTCTCGGTGCGAGTGCGGCGTCGCCCGTTCGCCTCAAGGTGCTGGAGAGCGTGGCGGCCGGGGGGTTCCCCACCGTGAAGGTTCAGGCCGGGCAAGCCACGCGCATCATGACGGGCGCCCCGCTCCCCGACGGTGCGGACACCGTGGTCCGCGTGGAAGACACCGACGCTGGGACGGTGGAGGTCACCATTCGTGACGCGCGCGACTCGAGAAAGAACATCCGGCCGCGCGGCGAGGACTTTGTTGGCGGCAGCGAGGTACTCGCCACCGGGACGGCGATCCACCCGGCACAGGTTGGCGTCCTGGCATCGTTAGGCATGTCGGCCGTGGAGGTCCATCGCCGCCCGGTGGTGGCGATCCTCGGCTCCGGGGATGAACTCGTCGATCTCGACCGGTTCCACGAGGTACTGGCCGGGCGGCGCATCGTGTCGTCGAATTCCTACACACTGTCCGCGCTCGTCGCCGCCAACGGTGGCGTGCCCCGCGTTCTCGGCAACGCGGCCGACACCCCGGACGACCTGCGCGCGCTATTGCTCCGGACCACGGGCGCCGACCTCATCGTCACTTCCGCTGGGGCGTCGGTCGGCGAGTTCGACTACACGAAGGCCGTGCTCGCCTCGCTCGGAGCGACCCTGGACTTCTGGAAGGTGCGCATGCGCCCCGGGGCACCGATCGGATTTGGCACGCTGCACGGCACGCCATGGATCGCCCTCCCGGGGAACCCGGTCTCGGCGATGGTCACCTTCGAACTGTTTGTCCGCCCCGTGATCCGGCGGATGCTCGGTCACACCCGCCTCTTCCGCCGCCCGACCCCGGTGATCCTCGAGGAGCCGGTGCAGATCGGGGCTCGACTGACCCACTTTCTCCGCGCCGTCGTGCACGTCCGCGATGACGGCGCCCTCGGCGCGCGACTCACCGGTCCGCAGGGATCTGGGATCCTCACCTCCATGTCACGCGCCAACGCCCTGTTGGTGGTACCGGAAGATCGACCCTCATCGTCGCCTGGTGAACGCCTGACGGCCCTCCTCCTCGGGGAAGAGGCGCAGCTGGCGTCACACTTTGCCCTCTAG
- the dacB gene encoding D-alanyl-D-alanine carboxypeptidase/D-alanyl-D-alanine-endopeptidase, whose product MRLELNWHRVARCAPAAAILLLGGCRAPAGGAPAPAGDVRVLRASLDSMLREPKYANASLGVLVVDPTQGDTLLSHNAGKLFMPASNQKLLTGAVALTQLGPDFRFSTTVYADGPIVDGELRGQLRVVGTGDPSISDAMARDAMAPLRAMADSLAARGIRRITQGLRPGGDAFPDAAWGFGWSWDDTDFPYSAGVDELYLNEGYLAVRVWGSAPGTAPRVRVAPNATFPRVRLDARSVARGDSIPRARRLRVEHDSADATLIVVSGEIAAGDSSTLELSHRDNPRTFLEAFATALRERGIAVEGPITTQRPTPQVGREPMGTALFSWVSPQLAEVLPAFEKPSQNQIGEILLKTLGRSKAGVGSADSGARVVRDQLLAWGARADGFVVRDGSGLSRYNVVSPETIIRVLDAMRTGPHSALFHRSLPIAGVDGTVRNRMRGTAAANNVHAKTGTLNMVRSLSGYVTTAGGRPLLFSLLANHFTVPTRDIDALHEAIVVRLTALR is encoded by the coding sequence ATGCGACTTGAACTGAACTGGCACCGGGTGGCGCGATGCGCTCCTGCTGCCGCCATACTCCTGCTGGGCGGGTGCCGCGCGCCGGCGGGTGGTGCCCCAGCCCCCGCCGGCGACGTGCGGGTGCTCCGCGCTTCGCTCGACTCGATGTTGCGCGAGCCGAAATACGCCAATGCGTCGCTCGGCGTCCTCGTCGTCGACCCGACCCAGGGCGATACCCTCCTGTCGCACAACGCCGGGAAGTTGTTCATGCCGGCCTCCAACCAGAAACTGCTGACGGGAGCCGTCGCACTCACACAACTCGGGCCCGACTTTCGGTTCTCCACCACGGTGTACGCCGACGGACCGATCGTTGACGGCGAGCTTCGTGGCCAACTGCGGGTGGTTGGCACGGGGGATCCCAGCATCAGCGACGCGATGGCACGGGATGCGATGGCCCCACTCCGCGCGATGGCGGACTCGCTGGCCGCGCGTGGCATCCGGCGGATCACCCAGGGCCTTCGGCCAGGCGGCGACGCCTTCCCCGATGCCGCGTGGGGATTTGGCTGGTCGTGGGACGACACCGATTTTCCCTACTCGGCCGGGGTGGACGAGCTGTACCTAAACGAGGGGTACCTCGCGGTGCGCGTCTGGGGCAGTGCGCCGGGGACGGCCCCTCGCGTGCGCGTGGCCCCCAACGCCACCTTCCCACGGGTGCGACTCGATGCCCGTTCGGTCGCGCGCGGGGATTCGATTCCGCGCGCGCGCCGGCTTCGCGTGGAGCACGATTCCGCAGACGCGACGCTGATCGTCGTCAGTGGGGAGATCGCCGCAGGCGACTCGAGCACGCTCGAGCTGAGCCACCGCGATAACCCGCGCACCTTCCTGGAAGCCTTCGCGACCGCGCTTCGTGAACGTGGGATTGCGGTCGAGGGACCGATCACCACACAACGCCCCACACCGCAGGTTGGCCGGGAACCGATGGGCACGGCGCTCTTCTCCTGGGTGTCACCACAACTGGCTGAGGTCCTGCCGGCGTTCGAGAAGCCGTCGCAGAACCAGATCGGAGAGATCCTCCTCAAGACGTTAGGCAGGTCGAAGGCCGGCGTGGGATCGGCGGACAGCGGGGCCCGGGTGGTGCGCGACCAACTGCTGGCGTGGGGGGCACGCGCGGACGGGTTTGTGGTCCGTGACGGAAGTGGCCTGTCGCGCTACAACGTGGTGAGCCCGGAGACGATCATCCGCGTGCTCGACGCGATGCGCACCGGCCCGCACTCTGCCCTGTTCCATCGTTCGCTGCCGATCGCGGGCGTGGACGGCACGGTGCGGAATCGCATGCGTGGGACGGCGGCGGCGAACAACGTGCATGCCAAGACCGGCACGTTGAACATGGTGCGGTCCCTCTCGGGCTACGTGACCACGGCGGGAGGGCGGCCCCTGCTCTTCTCCCTCCTCGCCAATCACTTCACCGTGCCAACCCGCGACATCGACGCCCTCCATGAGGCGATCGTTGTCCGCCTCACGGCGTTGCGCTGA